Proteins from a genomic interval of Nocardia sp. BMG51109:
- a CDS encoding DUF3349 domain-containing protein encodes MALPALLARIVDWLRAGYPHGVPDTDYIPLVALLARRLTEEEVRDIAEALVQQGTLPADKADVGVIITRLTDAMPRESDLARVREHLVAGGWPVDDAWPGLGEQP; translated from the coding sequence ATGGCCCTACCCGCCCTGCTCGCCAGAATCGTCGACTGGCTGCGCGCCGGATATCCGCACGGCGTGCCCGATACCGACTACATCCCCCTCGTGGCGCTGCTGGCCCGGCGCCTCACCGAGGAGGAGGTCCGCGATATCGCCGAGGCGCTGGTCCAGCAGGGCACCCTGCCCGCCGACAAGGCCGATGTGGGTGTGATCATCACCAGACTCACCGACGCCATGCCCCGCGAGTCCGATCTCGCCCGGGTCCGGGAGCACCTCGTGGCGGGCGGCTGGCCGGTAGACGACGCCTGGCCCGGCCTCGGCGAGCAGCCGTGA
- a CDS encoding alpha/beta fold hydrolase, with product MIRRRRGARAAGRQARGRPCDIVLAWCFERKRGDRGLDIGAFDRAVPGCEPIGSVPGKEVRVFYDGVGGRVNYRMWRVDGGIRAVLVFLHGRGQSSADYHRFGRAMGLHGIEVWALDHLGHGLSEGEPDSSPPLPDLAANAEILIGLAHASRPGVPLVLAGHSLGAAVALLMMRTSGQGDGPVCAVALTGTPSRDSLLRAPAPPVPTLLLHGEDDRLTPIDPVREWASRNPGVELRVFEDAGHDLLHEPVRREVEKTMAEFTFRYGGSNSARIIS from the coding sequence GTGATCAGGCGTCGGAGGGGTGCGCGAGCGGCCGGCCGCCAGGCGCGCGGCCGCCCGTGCGATATCGTCCTCGCCTGGTGTTTCGAGCGCAAGCGCGGCGATCGCGGCCTCGATATCGGCGCGTTCGACCGGGCCGTCCCCGGCTGCGAGCCGATCGGTAGCGTGCCGGGGAAGGAGGTGCGGGTGTTCTACGACGGCGTCGGCGGCCGTGTCAACTATCGAATGTGGCGGGTGGACGGCGGGATTCGCGCCGTCCTGGTGTTTCTGCACGGACGCGGGCAGAGCAGCGCCGACTACCACCGGTTCGGCCGGGCCATGGGCCTGCACGGCATCGAGGTGTGGGCGCTCGATCACCTCGGCCACGGACTGAGCGAGGGGGAGCCGGATTCCTCGCCGCCGCTCCCGGACCTCGCCGCCAACGCGGAAATCCTGATCGGGCTGGCGCACGCGAGCAGGCCGGGCGTTCCCCTGGTCCTGGCCGGCCATTCGCTGGGGGCCGCGGTGGCACTGCTGATGATGCGCACATCCGGACAAGGCGACGGCCCGGTGTGCGCGGTCGCGCTGACCGGAACCCCGTCCCGGGATTCGTTGCTGCGGGCGCCCGCACCGCCGGTGCCCACGCTGCTGCTGCACGGCGAGGACGATCGGCTCACGCCGATCGATCCGGTCCGCGAGTGGGCGTCGCGCAACCCCGGCGTCGAGCTGCGGGTGTTCGAGGACGCCGGACACGATCTGCTGCACGAACCGGTACGCCGCGAGGTCGAGAAGACGATGGCGGAGTTCACCTTTCGGTACGGCGGTTCGAACTCCGCGAGAATTATCTCCTGA